The genomic stretch TACCAAAAAATCACTTTCAAGTAAGAAAAATACTCATGTCTTCCACATATTACATTGTGGAATACGTATAAGTAAGGACAACATTATTTCGAAATTTTTAAATGTATTAGACAACTAAGTCATATGGTAGGGGATTAAGACAAGGAGACCcactttctccttttctttttgttatggTGGCGGAGGGATTGGAGGGACTTGTGAGAAAATCTATTGAAGTGGGGCATTTCCAAAGCTTTTCGATTAATGGATCTTGTTCGGTGGATTTgcttcaattcgcggatgatacgTTAATTGTTGGGGAGAGTACTTGGAATCATGTGTGGGCGTTAAGGGCGGTGCTCCGGGCTTTTGAACTTGTGTCGGGGCTTGGAATTAATTACAATAAAAGCAAGTTGATAGGTATTAATTCTAATATTCACTTTTTAGAGGCGGTTTCTCATTTCTTTTCTTGCAAATTAGAAGATAGCAACTTTTATTTTCTTGGCATTCCTATTGGTTTCAACCCGCGAAAAGAAGCTACGTAGTATCCTCTTTTGGCTAAGTTAAAGAACCGGTTGGAAGGGTGGTCGAATCGGTTTTTAAACTTAGGTGGTAGGATTACTCTCCTAAAATCCGTTTTGAGTTCTTTGGCTATTTTCACTCTTTCTTTTTACAAGATTCCGAAAAAACTGGCTATGAAGATCACTAGTATTCAAAGCAAATTTTTATGGGGTGGAGTAGAGGAAAGAAGAAGGATTCATTGGGTTAAGTGGGATGATGTCACTCTTCCAATGCATAAAGGGGGTCTTGGAGTCAAAAACATTAATTTGTTTAATATGGCTCTTCTTAACAAGTGGAGATGGAGGATTATTCAAGGACAAGATTCTTTGTAGTTTAAAATTTTGCACTCGCGGTATGGAGACATGACTTCCAATATGTTCGGAGGTGGAAGTAACAAGAAAGCTACAAAATTCTCTTTTTGGTGGAAAgatattcaaaaaattatttcttattcTTTCCGTGATCCTTTGGTTGACTCTTGTAGGTTCTCCGTTCATAATGGTTTTGCAACCCTTTTTTGGGAGGCTAGGTGGTTGAACGTTACTTCTTTGAAGGATTTGTTCCCGGATTTATATGGCATTTCTCGGTTAAAGTTTGTATCGGTAGCGGCCATGGGAGGTTGGAAGGACGGAGTGTGGGTTTGGGGAGATCTCGGTGTGTCGGAGTTAGAGATGGGAGAGCTCGGCTTGGAGGCGGATTTTGCGGTTTTATTAGGGCTTGTGGAGGGTTTCAAAGGTTGGAAGGGGGGAAAGGATTCCATTGAGTGGGATTATTCCGAGGACAAGGATTTTACGGTAGCATCTTGTTACACTTTCTACAATAATCTTCGTATTCATCATGGACCACCTAATAGGAATGACGAAGCTTTTGGGTTGTTGTGGAAGTTGGATGTCCCTTTCAAAATCAAGGCTTTCGGTTGGAGGCTTTTTCTTGATAGGCTTCCGGTGAAAGATTTGTTGAAGATTAGAGGTATTACCATTCCCTTGGATGATTTAAATTGCTTTTTTTGTGGTAATTGGTTGGAATCTAGTTCCcatttattttttagttgtttGGTGGTGAAAAATATTTGGAGTGAGATAGCTAATTGGGTTGGTAAAGGGGATAGAGTAGAGAGTGAGTGTTTatcgaattttatggattggcactTGTTTTTTCATAGCAAAAAAGTTAAACATAGGAAGTTGGGAGTGGTGTGGCTCGCCACCACTTGGACCATTTGGTTGGTTAGGAATGGTGCTTGTTTCCAGAAGGAAGTTTGGAATGTGAATAATATCGTTTGGAATGCAAAGCATTTGGCATGGAGATGGTCTTTTTGCGGGAAAATTACGCACCCCAATTACTCTTTCTACGAGTTTTGCAAGGATCCCTTGCATTTTTTGTCGTAGccgtaattggtttgtaattttttttgtcGGGTTATTTCCGTTTCTCGTGTaaacaggttggagaacccttagttctccgtttattaatatatcttgcttacacaaaaaaaatgaCAAGATTACATATAATTCTCCACACCTATCTCCCCATGcaaaacacaatattataaaGCTCAAAAAGAGATGAAAGATCTCCAAGAACTACTAAAAATATGCTTAACCACCTAAAAATCTTATACCACAAAGATGTCAGCCACCACCTCATAGGTCACAAACATATGAAAGTACAACTACCCACGCCTATTACATAAAGCACACGAGACACCCTAAGGATCGATTGTGacatttatttttaacaaaataaccCTAGTTTGGATCTTATCGTGTCACGAGTACACAATCAATTTCAAAGAAGTCCAACTTCCCTGTATGAGAGGTAAAACCTAGTTATCTCTGCTGAAAAATAATTACAAGCGTGGGTAGTTTAAAGAAGTCCCATATTGGTTAGGAATATGGAGACTTGagtatttataagtgggagaactcacacacctatcaccttaaggttaggggtgagtatgtggtgtgtctctcacaaaggtgtgttTCTCAAAAGGAAAATCCCCAAGTGTAAAGATGTCCCATCGTGTTGACCCCTCTAAATTGCCCTATTAAATGGTATCAAAGCCTTTGGTTCGAGTGAACTAACCGACTTACTTGTATCGAAATGTCCGTAGGAGGTGTTCCATTGAAAAGTGTCAACGgcgatacaagtgtatgtggttAAAAGAACTTCCACTTGAGGGTGGCATTGTggatagagtcacacttgagggggaatgTTGAAATTAGAAATGTGACTAGTGTGGGAAAGTCTTACATTGTCAGAGCCCGGTTGGTTGTGGGGGGCGGAAGTGGATCCTATTGTGGATCAAGACTAGTGATGTGGGTGACTCACACTTGTGGAGGATATTATTGGATTTCAAGTGTGACAGTTTTGTTAAAGTCCCACATCAACTATGAATGGAggaaatgttggatttataagagaggtgactcataccatatatatatatatatatatatatatatatatatatatatatatatatatatatatatatatatatatatatatatatatatatatatatatatatatatatatatgagtattTAGTATGTATTAATATTACTAAGAATCATCTATGACATATAATAAGCATTTATTGAATGTAATATGTTAACCAATTTGAAGCAATATAAGATAATTGTGTTATAGTCCAGTTGATTGGTGTCCGTCCCTGCAACCTTGGGGTGCCAGGTTCGAAACTTACAAGgagggttttaaaaaaaaaaactttacctaAGGCTAAAAATAAATCTCGCTAATATTAAAAGTAAAGCAGAAGAAAAGTGTTGGTTTGAAGTTCAAGCTTCATTCCTCTTTGGAGAAAATAGTGTTTTAATGCGTTAAGTGGAGAATGGAATTTAAGTCGAAGAAAAGTGTTAGGGCGTAAAAAATGAGTGAAACTTAACATTCTAATGGATGAGAAAAATATTGTGTAGAGTTTATATCTCGGTAGAAAAGTGTTAGGGCGTAAAAAATGAGTGAAACTTAACATTCTAATGGATGAGAAAAATATTGTGTAGAGTTTATATCTCGGTTTTAAATAAAACTGAGAGAATATAACCGAGATAAAAAATGGGttcaatttatttaaataaaatattaattaacatttaatgtcgttttctaaaaaaccgaggaataaaataatttataaaataaaggcGAAATTTTGGttctaaataaaacataaatttacAGTTCAAACCACCATGAGCTACATAATCTATCTGTTTTTTACAAAAACTGAAGGATaagattaaaatttttttaaaaaaaaaatcgtgTTTTGCCTCATTTAACCTCaaactttattataaaatatattatttatagtaaTGCACTTTCGAAATATCTAACTCATTTGTGCTTACTGGAATGAATTTGGCTACAATTTCATCATTACTTGCTTCTGATTATCTTGGAAATAGAAGTTGTTATAGCCTTGTCTATTACTAcctctggtcccatttataagaaaagattccctttttagatacattgaataaataatgtattttgaCAACATGTTgtccaaatacattatttattcaatgtatctaaaaagagaatcttttcttataaatgagaccagaggGAGTATTTCACACTCAATCGTGGTTGTTCTTTGAGTTGGTCAGGGACATTTATGTACTAAAAACTTTTGGAAAGGAGTTACAAAGTTGATGAGTTTAATTACATTAAGTGTCTCTTTTCTCTTTGTTATATTggtttaatcttttttttttctatgcACCTTTTATGAATTTTGTATACGTTTTGTTTAAGTTCTACTATTAAAACAAGAACCTAGGTAGTTTTCTTGATAATTTATGAAAATTTGATCTAGATGATTTTATTGGAATGGATAACTATGTGAACTCATGGGCTTGAGTTTATGTTTATGCACTTGGTTAATGCATGTTTTTCTACTCTTGAATCAATTCCCTATTAGTAGTAATGTCAATTTGTTTTTTGTTCATACATCGAAATGCAATCAAGTTTTCCCAAATTTAAGATAACCATGTAACTATATTTTCCCTTGCATGTTCTTTGCATTAACAAACTTATTGATTGATAAGTATTATGTGTaagacattctcaatcttagTATATGTTTGTTTATTTCTCTTTTGTATCTTAGTATATGTTTCTCCATTTctcttttttattgttattttcaaTTCGTAAAGGTTCTTGGTTATGAAATTTGCTTCATTTTCTTCTCCATTTTGTACTAATTTGTGTTGGTTATACATTTTGTAACGAATGTGATATGTGATATTAACTGAAAATTGTCTACTCTAGTTTATAGGAATGAAAGCTGCCACTTTGACATTGAAAATTACATTTTCTGATATTGACTTTGGAGAAGCAAGAAGTGAACTTTCTTTTTCTACACATTTTCTTTATCATTATTCAAAAAGTCTTTTGCAAAATCCTAAAATGATTTATTGTATTTTGCATGATTGAGATGGTCTTTTAATGTTGATAAATTGATGATGAAATATGGATTATTTATATATGATCTTTATTattgtaaatattaaaaatattgtcTGATCCTTATTTATAGATAATACTCTAAAGCAAGTAAAGTTCAAGATCTCAATTTTTTTAGACTTAAAAATCACATTTTATGATATTGACTTTGAAGTAGTATAATCCTGCCTAGGTTAGCTAATTTGTTATATATAGCCGGTCCCAAACTCAGATAAAAGGAGAAGATTGTATTATACAGTCAACAACCAACGTAAAACTTTGATGAATCTTTATAACATGTATCAACTACAAAATAATGTGAATGTTAGGTCGTTGTACGGAAGCAATGCGTTGTATGACTCAAGTACAATGTTAAAAGAGTAAGGgtctgttaagtgccaaaatgtagttattttgtgtttataaatagtggcacttatcgatactttttgttaataacgtttgaataataccccgttttgtgtataaatacgtatactttgtgaatagatatatttttatacacttttatactttgtgatagttttctactcttttagtaggtattcttgcgtatttggagcatgagcaataaagtgtcgaagacacgacttcaaacgcgcgattttgagcgacggaatcaattcattcggtggttaaggctcaaaatgaggatgataaaaatcatcaattggactgccatttattcattgttagataggaaattgaataagcttttcaacgcttcgaatcgggcgcaaatcggagttacggttctcaagttacgccatttttactaaaagctgttttttcaattcagcaggttgggcgcgatgcgcgctcctgcgcgcgacgcgcgctgtaccagatccaaaattgcataaataggcgaaaatcatattttttttaggttatgttttgggtatttttgaaccccaactcatccatggtcatttttgggtagatttagcttggaaacaccattggagcttgcaatcgAATGATCCGGAGTCGAAGCTTCTTTgctcgtgattgacaccgcgaaagatttggttttcttcttcttctcttctctttgtatttctcttttggtgagtttgtatgtaaatactctaaacccatggatgtttgttactctttctactagttgtataaagtttgctttacaaatcttaatcggtgtttccttgatctttttgcttaaatgttttggatttgtgttgttgtagaaatagacatcacaaatcttgattaggggatatatgttagcttttgattctagacataggattggggttaacatccacttaATATCTGAAtttaatgcttctgtgttgttcgatcagttgagacatcgtcgaaagagcaatatagttgaactctgtCGGTGTTACAGACATGGACATtaatgtgagggatatgtggtgattctgacgagtattgtagattgagtacggcggagtgataaatctaagtttgtgaggagtagtttagattcaaaccagataagctattctctatcaagaatgaattatttttatgttcATAAGTTAAATTTCCGTGTTTACCGtctaaacccattttaacccaaactcataactaataATCCGTCGAACGGCGATTCAGTAGCattaatctctgtggacacgataaattcccggataaatatttccaaaacatttgttgcttgccgctttaccgctccaacaaaatggcgtcgttgccgaggattggtgttttttattgaattcgcattgcgatagtttctttggttttgagttttgtgaatatcgtatatttgtgaATTTCCTTATACTTGTATACTTACTTTTGTATAGTGGATTGTATAGATACATGTTCTAATTATGTTTGGTGGActtattaaacaagttgaactcggatagttttttaatttcaaatcttcacttttcaacttgtttagttcaTTTCACTAAACTtttgtaaaaattgtgtttttacttaTCGTTACGTGTTTGTTAATACGTGTTGTTTACTTATTGTTGTATATTCTCTTGTTTCGTAATGTTTGTTCGTGTGTGGTTAGGATACTTTCTTTAGGTTCCCGTTGGGTGAAAGAGTTAGCGTGTCGTGGAGAAAGCTACTACCGGAGCACAATAAAGGCGttgagcttacgacgtaaaacaagcgcttcttgggaggcaccccaatggttTTGACTTTTGTAAATTCTGTTAGTTGTGTAAAATGAGTAGTGCAGGTGATAAGTGGAGGTTGCTCGTGGTTTGTGTTTTGCTGCactggtttttctttttcaggtgtagcgcgcgtcgcgcgcaaagaaggcgcgtcgcgcggcctgggagctgaagagcttggtttggcagaacTTAGTGCGCGTCGCGCGGtcttgagggcgcgtcgcgcgccttgtaacttttggccagtgaactctttttaatggttcactcgGCCCGCATTTTTCTCACTTACACTAAGGCTGTATAGTAttgtattttatagttataattttaattcttttgttgttgtttagactcaaattttggcccgattacttggagtcgcatttggtaattctccgattgtgatagattcaacatgccggttgtgcggtaatgattgttcaaatttgtacgtcgcaaggtactcgtttatcgctttctatagcataacatgtttgtgagacttttcatttgtacaaatttcatattactcattctttttgcataacttgctcatgacttgaatcacaattagtttccccttttaaccataaatgtgaggtggctttccattgtatatatatgtGAGAGACCGACaactcttgttttaactggatattattatgtgtaatctttcgtttgtattgtttttgtgaatgcacgaaagtgatcaaggcacttgtttgattttgagcacaactaccatagccaaatattcaattcaccttgtgagtgtgtgatcattagtatctcttttgagcctttttgtcaatgtccatgttgtttttgctaaatgcttgtctatgagtgtttggttctcatttttgtatggatgttgattctctgttttcttgaaccctcaaccatgatttttggtttgaatttttaccttgccttagaaagtagggagtattcacactttgataatatggttgaattcaagttggggagagaatgtttacttactttttggttgattgattatgaggttgtgaaaagaaaagaaaaaatgtgaaaaagaaagaaaagaaaaagaaagaaaaaaaaaagagaaaaagtttgaaaaaaaataatatcaaaaagattttggaataagatttgtgctaataagttttgtgtttggtgtgaaacttgtgatgaagaagaaagttggattgaaattgtattgtttgaaactttgtggaagtaattactcccttaggtttaggcaagtttttgtttcgattagctttaggacttatcacttgtttgttaaccgagccacattacaaccttgaaagcccttgtgattcgtgccgttgcattttcgatactatttttggatgaatgcataattttgtcttttgtttgcaagattaatggatgagtgttcaaagtcctcacctttcggtgtttttcatctacagatgaatttttgctaggcgtgattcttGATTGAGCTTGTTAAGTTTTACAATGTttggtatgatttttgtacttaggattcgtttcattttcatgttcgttgtaggattgtggtaagtttttactttgttt from Vicia villosa cultivar HV-30 ecotype Madison, WI linkage group LG4, Vvil1.0, whole genome shotgun sequence encodes the following:
- the LOC131596741 gene encoding uncharacterized protein LOC131596741, producing the protein MTSNMFGGGSNKKATKFSFWWKDIQKIISYSFRDPLVDSCRFSVHNGFATLFWEARWLNVTSLKDLFPDLYGISRLKFVSVAAMGGWKDGVWVWGDLGVSELEMGELGLEADFAVLLGLVEGFKGWKGGKDSIEWDYSEDKDFTVASCYTFYNNLRIHHGPPNRNDEAFGLLWKLDVPFKIKAFGWRLFLDRLPVKDLLKIRGITIPLDDLNCFFCGNWLESSSHLFFSCLVVKNIWSEIANWVGKGDRVESECLSNFMDWHLFFHSKKVKHRKLGVVWLATTWTIWLVRNGACFQKEVWNVNNIVWNAKHLAWRWSFCGKITHPNYSFYEFCKDPLHFLS